The DNA sequence acgtatggtaaccctaaatgttcagcatcagtcaaaaaagcgaacagaatgctagGGACCATTAGGAACGGGAGAgagaagaagacagaaaatatcttaatgcctctatataaatccacggtacggcCACACCTTGAatctgcgtgcagttctggtcgccccatttgaaaaaaatatatagtagaatttgaaaagtacagagaagggtaacaaaaatgattagggatacggaacagcttccgtatgaggtgagattaaaacGACAGGGTTCGGGGCtctagccctgctcctgctgaagccctgagcccggCAGatgcaccttgcaggactgaagCTGCAAGACTCCCCTCCTCACTGGCCAGAAGGCCTGAGCTCAGTCCCCAAGTCTGGTAGGAGGAGAATGGggggcataggcaccaacttttcctGGCGCCGGTGGGAGctcaacccccctgcccctggccccaccccgactccacccctgcccctgttttatattttacgtAAAACAGTGTATTTgtcttgaagtgcttgggaaagctcagctcaggttacaaaggtTGGTGCattgtccaccccgcccccattccaaacccttccccaaagtctccggcccaactctgccctctccctgcccctattagaccccttccccaaatctctgccccggccccgcctcttcctccagcccgccgtgttccccctccccctctcccagctgggagctaaggggaggaggcagaggcggagcagagctggggcagggcgctGACGGTGGGTGCAgggcacccaccaatttttccctgtgggtgctccagccttggagcctatgaaggggggggggaggggagcatgggggagcatttttaaaatgtttgttgatttaaattttcacagttggaaATTATGCGGGGGTGGGAAAATGtcagacagtaattatttaatgacaatagacatTGAGATCCAAACAGTTAAAGATTTAtaaaaattgtcaacatcacatacaCAAAGCAAACagctttaaatcaaactctaatacgGTCTCAAGCAGCGTTTATCTTacattgcctctctataaattttcaattattattgatggaaatatttttttgtttgtttctgaaattgatgtttacagaCATTCACTGATAAAAATCTACTTCCAATCTCTATGCAATACTTTAAtataaaagttgaaatgaaatgagTGTAAGCATTGTGACACTATCGAAACAATAATATTTCAAAGGtcccaaattgattttttttttttaattttcctttcatgggaaatttttgtTTCACTAGAAATTTTGAATTTTAGGGGGAatatttttcatgggaaattttggaagttttttgcaggaaatttgggaaaaaattgattttttccaTGAgaagtttcagattttttttaagcagaaaattgtgatttaaaaagaaatcatgggaattttttattaattttttttttgtgggggaaatttcagacttttggttttgctggaaattttggggggatatttttccAGGGAAAATTTCAGAATTCTTTTTACaggaaatttttaattaaaaaaaattatgaaaaatttcagaatttttgtttagGGGGtaaatttgaattttggggggcaattttttttctttgggcAATTTTGGAGTTTTTATTTCACAGGAGATTgattttttcaaaaattaattttccatGAGAAAATTTGGAATATTTCATAggaaattttgattttcttttacttttgtgggaaatttattgcattaaaatgtttggaatatttgttttgcagaaattaaaaaaaattccatgggACATGTCAGATTTTGTTCATGGGAAATATTGAATTTTGGGGGGGAACTGTTTCCAgcatgaaatttcaaaatttttgtttcATAGGAAATTTGACTTTCCTGTGGGGCAAAATCCCGCGGTTTATAGATTAATTAGACCATAAGAGCTGCGAGACTGGGTTcaaccaagggtccatctagcccgatATCCTGTCTCCGACAGAGGCCCAGCCATACCACAGCTTCAGGAGCAGAGCACAGCACAGGGCAAttttggagtgatccacccctccttccctccctctttctggcagtcagaggtttagggttggcTGGAGCACAGGGTTGCATCCTTGGCCATCTCAGCTAATAGCCAAAGAACTTATCCAGGCCTTTTTTGAGCTCAGCTACACGTGCTACAATTAcagtggcaaggagttccacaggttaacagaTTCATGCACTCCACTATTATCCCGCAGGGTGCCCCAGCTTGCTCGATGTTTGGCCTCCCTGGGCTGCACTCCAGTCCTCATTACCCTGCCAGCCACCTGGCCTCATCAGCCCTGACGGGGAGGAGGGGCGATGTCCGTGCCCCgcaacccctgccctgaagcaggacACGGGGATTGCTACACGCATCCGTGTCGGGGTGGCTGCGCGCATGCGCCGGCGGCGGCGACTACATTTCCCGTGGTGCCTCCTGCCGGCGGGCTGAGCGGAGCTGTTGTGCGCATGCGCAGCCAGGGTTCTTCTGGAGCAGGGCTGCGCGTGCGCGGGTGGCTCTGTTTGCAGTGTGGCGGCTCGCGGCGCTAGGGGAGCAGCATGAGGCCAGGTGAGCGCGGGCGGCCCACGTGGGCGCCTGTggcccggggtgtgtgtgtctccgTGTCCCCGCAGAGGGGGCCGGTCGGGGGGGGGCTGATGAAGGGTGGCGGTCAGTGGGGGGAGTCACGTGGCGGGGGGGGACGCGTGTCcgggggggggttgagggggtcactgtctctGGGAGATGGGGTTTGGGGGGTACCGTGGGGATCGTGTCTCCGAGGGGAGGGGCGCGGACGGAGGGTGCTGGAGAGATGCCGGGGGGCAGGGCGGATGTGGAATATCAGGTGGGTGGATGTGGGGTGGGAGCCCCATGTCcctgggaaaggctggggaggggggccagGGGGGGatactgcggggggggggcgtaTCCCTGGGAAGAGCGGTGATGGTTGGGGAGCGGTGTTGGACTGCAGGCCGATCTCTGTCTCTCCCCTGGTTTTGGAGGTGTGGGTGTGGGGcgtgttggggtgctggggggggagtgtTGGGGTGCCGTCTCTAACTCTCTGTCCTGGATGCAGGTTTCAGCCCCCGCGGGGGGCGTGGTGGATTCGGGGACCGTGGAGGAGGCCGAGGGGGCTTCCGGGGAGGCCGAGGTATGTGCCCTGTGTGCCCTAGTGGCATCACTAAGTCTAGAGGAACTTTGTGGTCAGGGAGGAGTGCCTGACCGGGGAACCAGCCCTTCTCCCTGGCTGTTTCTAGCGCCctcttccccccttctccccccgtcCCAGCCTGGCTGTGCAACATCCACTGTTGCAGCCGTGTCTGCAGGGTCTCCCTGTCCAGTGAATGCTGGGAGAACTGTGCCCGGCTTCGCACAGTGGCCATTGTCCATGCAGTCAATGTCCACCCTGAGCCAGAGTGTATCCTGCCCCAGCTCTATCGGGGTGCCCTGGCCAAACCCCTGCCTGAGACATTTCCCCCTGTGTGATCTCAGAGGGACATTGGTCCCCTTCacatcctgtcccaaagagtccAGCtgctgtgcccctcccctttccacACAAGGCAGGGGTGCTGGTACAGGGGGACATGCGTGTTActcccatctcctctctcccttgTAGGTGGTGGGTTTAGATCTCCAGGTGGAAGCGATGGAGGCTTCAGAGGAAGAGGAGGCGGCAGCGGTGGTTTCCGAGGAAGaggcgggccaggccggggcggcCGTGGAGGCGGAGGTCGGGGTGGCCGAGGAGGGTTTAGAGGAGGCAAGAAGGTGACTGTGGAACCCCATAGGCATGAAGGTAACCAGCCAGGCCATGGGTGCTGGAGCGGCATGAGATGCTCCAGTTCTTCCTCCCGGAGCAGTGGGGGCCGTGTGGCCAAGGTGGTCTGTCCGAATGGGAGCAGGGTGGCGCTGGGGTTCATGACCAGATACTGGGCCGTGCTTGATCGGGGCACTGGGGCTGAGCACGGTGCAGTGTTTCTGATGCTGCTCTTGGGAGGTTGCACGGCTGAGCCATGGCTTGGTTGCCCAGCTGAGATCCCCTCATGATTCTCAGGAGTGTTTGACTACTTCCCGTAGCTGGGCGTGTTCTCCCTGCTTGGAGAGGGGGCTCCTCCTGCTCTGATGGCTTCCCATCTCTTTCCCTCCATCCCAGGCGTCTTCAtctgcagggggaaggaggatgcGCTGGTGACAAAGAATCTGGTGCCTGGCGAGTCTGTGTATGGGGAGAAGAGGATCTCAGTGGAGGTAGGCGGGCTTGCCAGGCACTGGTTGAGGGGAGGTTCAGGTGAGCACTGCCCGTGCCAGGACTCGGGGGTGGGATGGTGCCAGCCTGCCTGGGCAGCTCCAGTGTTACCGGAGCTGGTGCTGTCACAGCAGGGAGGgcgttggggggtgggggcggatgCCGCTATTGAGCATGCTTACAGCCAGCTGGAAGCCCCCCGGGGAGCTGAGCAGCTCATCTCTGACCCCGCTGCTCTCTCCACAGGACAGCGAGCTGAAGGTGGAGTACCGCGCCTGGAACCCCTTCCGCTCCAAGCTGGCGGCGGCCATCCTGGGCGGCATCGATCAAATCCACATCAAGCCGGGAGCCAAGGTCCTGTACCTGGGAGCTGCCTCCGGGACCACGGTCTCGCACGTCTCTGATATTGTGGGGCCGGTAAGGAGCCTTTCCCTCCAGAGCCACTGCTGGGCCTGGGTCTGTAACGGGGTGGGAGGCGGGGAGGAGGTGATCTAGAGGGCCTGACTCAGCTGTGTTGAAAGAGGACAGTGCCTGGTTGCCTTGCAGTgtcggggtggggtggcagggagaagAGAGGCTGCTCTGCTCTTGCGGGGAGATGGCTGACCTCGGCTCTCTGCCGCACCCAGGAAGGTCTGGTCTACGCTGTGGAGTTCTCCCATCGCTCGGGCCGCGACCTCATCAACGTGGCGAAGAAACGCACCAACATCATCCCCGTCATTGAGGACGCGCGGCACCCGCACAAGTACCGCATGCTGATCGGTGAGTGCTGTGGGGGGACAGGCTACAGAGCGAGGATCCCCCGCCATGCCCAGGATCCAGTAACTCCCCACCTCTGCTGATAGGAATGGCTTTCTCAGCGGGGGGGAGGCCACAGAGTGAGGTCCCTCCCATCATGCCCAGGGTCCTGTAACCCCCACAGAACGGTTTCCCTAGCTGTGGGGGGAGCTACCAAGAGAGGTTCTCCGCCATGCAcagagcctgagctgctgctCCCCACTTGCACCAGGGGACATTGGGgttccctctccccagctgctgtcTTGGGTGTCTTCTGAGCAGCAGGCTGGAGGCCCCCTGCGCTCGGGCTGGATTGCGGGGTGTTGAGGGGATGGGCCTGGCGCTGCCCCCTGGCTGCGGGGATGGTGGAGGCAGGCATCTAAACCACCCTCTTCTTTCTGCAGGGATGGTGGACGTGATCTTTGCTGATGTGGCCCAGCCTGACCAGTCGCGCATTGTGGCCCTAAACGCTCACAACTTCCTGAAGAACGGAGGGCACTTCGTCATCTCCATCAAGGTAACGGCAGCAGGGCCTGGCTTCTGCTACTCTCAGTGCCCCGTGGGCTGTCTAATGTTTGGGCTCAGTGGGGAGCCTCCTGGTCACTTGTTCCTGGTTATTCCAGTAGTCCCCAGGGATCAGGGGGGTTTAGTGCGCAAGGTGCTGCACAAGAATAGAGTAACTCCCCTGCGCTGCAGTCCTGTGCATTGGGATCTATTTTTGGGGTCCTGTGGGCCATCTCCTCTGGCCCATGCTGGATCCCCTGGGCTGCAGTCCCTGTACATTGTGGTGTcttttggggaggaggcggggggaagggggcgtaGGTTGTCTCCTGGCCCAAGCTGAATCCCCTGGGCTTGCAGGCACCATGTGCAGACGTCCTCTCTTGTGGAGGTCTGCTGGATCTCCTGGGCCAGAGCTGGTCCCTCCAAGCCCTCAACCGGAGGACCCTGTGTGGTCCCTGAAGGAGGGGGATCAGCTATAGGGCAggtccagggctggcagggaagCAGCACTGGGAGGGGATACCTAGTGACAGGATCGCTCGTAGAGCGGGGGAAAGCTGCTTAGCTGCTCACGGCTTCCTTCCAGGCCAACTGCATCGATTCCACAGCGGCGCCTGAGGCCGTCTTCGCCTCCGAGGTGAAGAAGATGCAGCAGGAGAACATGAAACCCCAGGAGCAGCTGACGCTGGAGCCCTACGAGCGAGACcatgctgtggtggtggggattTACAGGTACGGCTGCACCGATGTgagaggtggggttggggaggagacAATGGCTGGGTTTGCCCAGCGGAGGGATTGGGGATGTCTATGTACCCCCAATGGGAACGTGCATGCAGGTGCGGTGGGGAAACGCTtgccctgtggggctgggagaccGCTCTGTTTGGAGCATGGATCTAGCCCTTGTCTTTCTATTCCAGACCTGCCCCCAAACAGAAGAAGTAGCATCTCCTTGGAGCTCCTTGTTACTGGGCCACCAGGCCGGATTCTATCGTCTGCTGGCATTGGGCCTGGGAGTGCTCCCTGGGTGTGGGGTCATCTTGCTgcccaccctccctctcccacgGGACTCGTTTCTATTCtgctttgtggattttttttttcttcagatgtatttttattaaaatatgggaAAATGGTAGCAGCAGGTTTGTGTGTGCTGGGCAGGCAGTTCACACGCATGAGTAGTGACCCTATCTTCAGTGGCTTCCACTTGGGCCATTTGCCCTGCTCCCCTCCAACTCTGAGGGTGACTGTCGGCCTAGGGAAGCTCAGTGCCTGCTGGGGACGGGTGTGAGTTTGGCCTGGTGGGGGAGgtgactgcccccagccctggggggagTGTCTCTGGGGGAAGCCGGGGAGGCCTGTTCCTTGATCTCTCtaaagggggcaggggggattgGCAGGGTACCTGGAGAGggtagagttgccaaccctcctggtttcACCGGGAGTCTCTTGGAATTGGGCTTGATgtcccggaggctactgaagcccatctgggagattttaggctgctaaaagtctggctgCCTAGCTGggcaaaggcaggctccctggctctATCCTGCTCCCGGAAGTGGTGGTATGTCCCTGCAGgccctaggccagtggtttttAAACTGCGGGTCTGGGTCGCGGTGGCTTTGGTCAGCATTGCCAACCGGGCTGTTAAGTCCCATTgatggtgctgcctggctaaggcaggctagtccctccCTGTTCTGACATCGCactgcgccctggaagtggccagcagcaggtctggctgctGGTGGGGGGGGCCCACAGGtggaggcggtgcctgcaggcgagaacCACGTGGAACCACTTGGggacctctgcctaggagctgggcctgctgctggctgcttctggggtgcagcacgaTCCACAGTGccgggacaggcaggaagcctgccttagcaccccgctgcactgctgaccaggagctgtccgaggtaagcccatgccccagtcctgagccccctctaaatctggagccccttcctgcactcaaaacccctcatccccagctccacccccagcttGGAGCCTTGacacccctcccataccccaaccctctgccccagccctgagcccttcccacaccccaaaccccttatctgTTGAGTTGCAGGCATCAACAAATTTCTTCAAGGGGGTCGCCagagaaaaagtttgaaaaccactgccctaggtgcaggggtggccaggggctctctgcatgctgcccctgccccaagtgccaactcagcagctcccatgggctgggAAAGGGGCACTGTGGCCAGTGGGACCTGCGGGGGCGATGTCTGCCGGCAGGGGAAGCACGGAGAGCCTCCTCGCTGCCCATGAGCCTAGGAGCCCATGCTGGACATGTCGCTTGTGGGAGCGACCCATGGTAAGCACCTCCGGGCCGGAGCCTGAACCCCTTCCCGTGCTGTTGCCCCAgtctgctcctgcaccctaactccctcccccaggctcagcctagagccccctcccaccctttgaaTCTCTcggccccagcctagagcctgcaccccatcccaggctggtgaaagtgagggtggggaagagtgacgCAGGGAATGGGATGGGAGTGAGTGGGGTatgggtgtttgggtttgtgaggctggacagttggcaaccctagggtggcaagtatcagggggtagccgtgttagtctgtatctacagaaacaacgaggagtctgctggcaccttaaagactaacagatttatttgggcataagctttcgtgagtaaaaacctcacttcttcgggtgGGTTATGGTGGGGAGCCCTGGGActgctggggggcgaggggggaggatttgccctgggggaggggctggcactgGGCGATCCCCAAGGGtggggggacaggtagggggcgGGGTTAATGGGAGGAATGCTGCAGGGGCCAGGGCCAGccacgtgggggtggggagaggtcagTAAGGGGCGGGGCCTATGGGCATTCTGTTCGGAATGGGCGGGATCATAGGAGGAAacgccctggccccagccccctccgaAGGGTGAGGGTACccttcagagaaggggtggggctgctcGTCGAATCCCCTGATTGGCTGGGGATGCGCATGCGCAGTTCGCGGCTCCCCCCGCCGGCGCCTGTGGCTTGCGTGCGGAAGAGAGGTCACGTGCCGGCGCGTGCCCTGTGCGGGAATGGGGGGAAGCGCCTGCGCACCGCCAGGAGAGGTCACGTGGTACTTCAGTACCAATGAGGCAATAGCGTCGGCGATAATTTATGACACCATCAAACGGCTCCTCAGTCACTTGTCAGGGCTCTTCCGCATGCGCATTTCGTCCCGTTGATTTTGGTCACGCGCTCGTTCCGTAACACGCATGCGTAGATTCATTCTGGTCAGTCCCATCACGTGGGCTGCCGGCCGCGCGCGTGCGCACGCCTTCTGGTTGGCCCGGATCACGTGGGCGGCCGGCGTGGCGCATGCGCAGTGCCCTGGCGGCGGCGGCGGTTTGTTGTGGTCGCCATTTTTTGTTGCATTACTGGGAAATCCCGGGGCGCGCGCAGGAGCCGCCCGACTGGACCGGGACCCGCCGCCGGGGGGCGCCGCCCGCAGCGGGACGGGACTGGGACCCGCCTCCGCccgcgccgggccgggcccgccaGAGACCCCCCGCCAGGGCCGCTGCCGCAGGTGAGACCGGCCGcgaccccccccgcccggggcccGCCCCAGTCCCGTATCCTCGGCCCCGCCCGGGACCCGCCCCCGGGACCCGCACCGGCCCCGGGACTGGCCCCTCCCACGTCCTCCTGGGATCTGAACCGGCCTCGGTTCCTTCGCCGCCCCGCCGCCGAGATCCGACCTGGCCCCTCGCCGCCCGGGCCCAgcttccttccttcttccctcccatccccgTGCCCGTGCCCGGCCTGTGCCCCCGTGCGGGGCATCCccaacttccttccttccttctcagcccgggatcctcccctcccctccctccctccctcttctcacTGGGCAGCTGCCCCCAGGAACCCCAACGGGAAACTGCCCCCCTGCCCGTATTCATTTtgaccccccactccccccaggacGACTTTTTCTCTGTATGTCCCCACCCTGAATCCCCCTCTCCTGTCAGGGCTGCTGCCACAGGTGAGACGGGCCTGGCACCAGCCCCTGGCCGGAGACCAGCTGCCCAGAACGCCATATCTCTATCCCCTCCTTCTTTTGCCTAGGACCTGACCCTCTGCCCCCCGGTACCCCTGCCTGGCCCAGTATCGATTCCTTCCCCTGGCCCCACCAGAAACCCTAGTTATCTGCCAGGGTCACTGCCATGGGTGGGCCCACCTCCACCACTAATTCCCCACCTGTCCTGCCAGGGACGCTGCCGCAGGTGAGACTAGCCAGGGTCCCTGCTCCATGCTTGGAGCCTCATCTGTCTGGAACCACTCTGCTGTACCTAGCATagatttccctccctctcccccacccccccaactcctgGGAACTGACTCCTTACCTTGTCCCGCTGTATGTACCCTGGATGCCGCCCTGAAATTATCCTGCTGTACCGGGTCTTGTTCTTCCTACCTGGGAGCTGACCCTCCAGGATCTAACCTGCCTCAGAAATCGATCTACTCTTGCCCTGCTCTACCTGTCTTGGAACCCACCATAAAGAAAGTGAGCCCTTGCATCTTGCCCCAGAGCCCCTGGCCCACTGTATTTGTACCTGGCCCTGGATCCCATCACTCAGAAAGCGATCTCTGTTGCCCCATTGCACCTGTCCTGGAACTCACTGCCCAGGAAGTAACTTCCCCTTTCTCCATAGCCCTCTGCCTGCTGTAGCTGCTCCTGAATCAGCCACTTGGCAACCCCCCATGACCTCTGGGAACACCCTGTACTTCACCCACGAACTTCAGCCCCATCTCCTCTCACAAAGCATTGTTTTCACTGAATGTCACCTGAAAAATTCCCCACGGgaaccccacccccagaaacctgccTGAAACTGTCTTGCCCACACCCGGGACCCACCTGGAATCTCTACCCATTGCattttctcaccccccccccaatatctcCCTGCACATGCCCCAGGAGAACCCTGATCCCACATGGGTATCCCTGATGTCTGGACCCTGGGAACCCTGTTACATTTGTCATCCCGCAAAAGCACATGGAAACTCCTTTCTCTTTTGGTACTGTCTGGAAactgccccctccttcctccccctcacaTCTGTTACCACTTGAAAACTCTCTCCTGATGCTGTTTGCGGACCCTCAATTTTTCCCCCTTAGGTACCATCACTATGTTTCCCTCCCCTACTGCTTGGGTGGCACTTTTGATCTTCCATGGTACCTCCTAGAAAACTGCTCTTATATGCTGCTTAGGGCCCTGTCCCAATCCGTGCTAACCCCCCGAACTATGCAGCCCATTCCTGTTCCACTCCAAGGAACATGGCCCCCTCCTGGGAACCTGGAATCCCTCTCACCTCATTTCCCTATCTAATTCTGACAGCCCTTTCCTGCCCTGGTCCTACACCATCCCAGGTATCACCTCCTAGCCCTACCTGATCCACTTTCACTCTCTCCCCAAGCTTTGAGAGGTGATGGGGTGATCTTGGTCTGGGTGGAGTTTTCGctagtgggggtgtgtgtgtgtctggggtgaGGCCTGCACTCTACGGGGTATCTGCACCGGGGGAAGGGAAGTTGTTTTCGCTTGGTGCTTTGTGGGGAATATCTGCATTGGAGTGATGCAGATCTGGGATGGGGTGAATCCAAGTTTGAACAGGGACTGTGTGGTATGGATCTAGGATGAGggggtctgggcagggccggAGCAGGTCTGGGATGGAGGGCATCTGGTTTGGACAGGCCGGTGTGGTGGGGGGATCTGTACGGAGGGGTGCAACTGCAGCACTTTAAGTGTAGGCCTGCCCTCGGTTCCCCTTACTGagagcaagtctacactacaaaattaagttgacctaagttacgtccacatatagccactgcagtaattgaatcggttttacatgtccacactatgcttctTGTGTTGGCTGTGTGTtccctcaccaggagcacttgcatcGATTTAACTGCCAGTGTGTGGCATTGCGggatggtttctgaaaggcagcaacagtcgataTAAGCAACGCCACATCTACCTAACTATATCAACCTAAGCGCtactcctcttgcggaggtggagttaagtcggTGTAGTGGGCGAGTGACattggtgggagctacattttagtgtagacacttaacAGAGTTAGTTCGACGTAAGCTGCCTTCTGTCAACCtaactagtgtagaccaggcttgagTGTCTGTGCAGTCACCCACCAGTCAGTTGTCCATCGAGTCTCCCAATAGAAATGAGGGGTGAAACCCATTTCCCAGAGTCAAACAGAAATATGGTTCTGGGGGTGATGGGCCTCATTCTGGCTGCACAGATGCTGGAAGAGGCCGCGGCTGTTGGTGCTTTTTGCAGGGCACGTTTACATGCACATATGAGTGCAGTCATTCCGGTTTGTTTCCTAGCAGAGTTTGGAGAGTGTTGCTcccaggggagtggggagagcaAAAGACTGTGTCTGGTTCAGTTCTGATCTGGCTGGGCTCCTTGACTCTGGGGTGCTGCCTGTGAGAGGGCAGCCGTGTGGGTTTGGAGTTCTGGCACCGCTGGAGAGCCTACGGCTCGCGGCTGGTGTCTGGTCTCAGGGCGTCTCCCTTCCTCAGGGTCTGCTGGATTTGCCATTGCTCTGGTGGACTGATCAGGTTGTAACTACTCCAGAACTTATGGCCTTGACGTAAGCTTGAGTGTTAATTTTCTCCCCTCCCTATGGGCCAGCCCCATGTGAGTTTCTGTCTCCCACCTGCCCCACTCCGTGTGCCTGCCACCTGccatttcctctcctccccctcctacCCAATGCGTCTGTCCCCATCCCTCCTACCGGTTCCCTCAATGGGCCTGCCTCTATCTCCTGGCCGTCTCCCTTTCCCTGTTTCCCCGGTAGTAGAAGGAAGGGACTCCTGGAACAACAGTAGCTATCTGTTTGTTCGTGTTAAGGCTTAGTTGGAAGGGGATCTTTCTGtctcgctgtgggaagtggcagtcAGGGGCTCTCCCAGTTTAATGACTCTGGAGTTCCTAGAGTCTCTTGCTCTGAGAGGGCAGCCATCCCAGTTCTTAGAGCAGTAGCCAAGaacttgggagacccaggttcagttccctgctccaccac is a window from the Malaclemys terrapin pileata isolate rMalTer1 chromosome 21, rMalTer1.hap1, whole genome shotgun sequence genome containing:
- the FBL gene encoding rRNA 2'-O-methyltransferase fibrillarin, coding for MRPGFSPRGGRGGFGDRGGGRGGFRGGRGGGFRSPGGSDGGFRGRGGGSGGFRGRGGPGRGGRGGGGRGGRGGFRGGKKVTVEPHRHEGVFICRGKEDALVTKNLVPGESVYGEKRISVEDSELKVEYRAWNPFRSKLAAAILGGIDQIHIKPGAKVLYLGAASGTTVSHVSDIVGPEGLVYAVEFSHRSGRDLINVAKKRTNIIPVIEDARHPHKYRMLIGMVDVIFADVAQPDQSRIVALNAHNFLKNGGHFVISIKANCIDSTAAPEAVFASEVKKMQQENMKPQEQLTLEPYERDHAVVVGIYRPAPKQKK